A window of the Lactuca sativa cultivar Salinas chromosome 5, Lsat_Salinas_v11, whole genome shotgun sequence genome harbors these coding sequences:
- the LOC111897582 gene encoding probable receptor-like protein kinase At5g24010: MPILKGFEHLRMKLDAIKKATNEFAIDNHIGGGGFGPVFKGELISDETTTKTVAVKCLNRKFGQGDPEFLKEIIMLSAYKHENIISLLGYCEEKDEKILVYEYASKKSLDKHLTSHELTWVKCLKICIGAARGVAYIHNPAGGHQRLLHRDIKSSNILIDENWNAKITDFGLAKIAPANQQNSFIITNNNNVVGTVGYTDPQYMERGILTKESDIYSFGVVLFEVLCGRVCIININDTSTPFLTHIVRYHHRRKKLKELVCRNIKDDIHPSSYKIFSEIAYQCLH, from the coding sequence ATGCCGATTCTAAAAGGGTTCGAACACCTTAGAATGAAACTAGATGCTATAAAAAAAGCAACTAACGAATTTGCAATAGATAATCACATCGGCGGAGGAGGATTTGGACCGGTGTTCAAGGGAGAACTCATTTCGGACGAGACGACGACAAAGACAGTGGCTGTAAAATGTTTAAATCGCAAGTTTGGCCAAGGAGATCCTGAGTTTTTGAAGGAGATCATTATGCTTTCAGCTTATAAGCATGAAAATATTATCTCCCTCTTAGGCTATTGTGAAGAGAAAGATGAGAAGATCCTAGTCTACGAATATGCATCTAAGAAAAGTCTCGACAAACATCTTACCAGCCACGAGTTAACGTGGGTCAAATGCCTTAAAATATGCATCGGAGCAGCTCGTGGAGTGGCATATATTCATAATCCTGCTGGGGGTCATCAAAGACTACTGCATCGCGATATCAAGAGTTCCAACATTTTAATAGATGAAAATTGGAATGCCAAGATCACAGATTTTGGTTTAGCCAAAATCGCTCCAGCCAACCAGCAAAACTCTTTTATTATCACCAATAATAATAATGTTGTAGGTACAGTAGGGTATACTGATCCTCAATATATGGAGAGGGGAATACTAACAAAGGAATCCGATATTTACTCGTTTGGTGTTGTTTTGTTTGAGGTTTTGTGCGGGAGGGTATGTATTATTAACATTAATGATACATCTACTCCATTTTTGACTCATATAGTAAGATACCATCATAGACGAAAGAAGCTAAAGGAACTTGTTTGTCGTAACATAAAGGATGATATACATCCCAGTTCTTACAAGATCTTTTCAGAAATTGCCTATCAATGTTTGCACTGA